The DNA sequence ATCCCTCCCTTTAGGATCGACTACCACGGGTAGGTGCTGCTCCCGGCCCCGATGGATAAGCTCCGCCAGCAGCGAATCGACTAAGACGCCCTTGCCGTAGTCAGAGATAACTATGGCATGTAAATCTGGAAGGATATCGGTAAAGTAATGGCGCGCCTGCTGTTCGAACCACCCTGCCGCCAGGTGTTGGTTCTCCCGGTCGATGCGCACGATCTGTTGATTGCCGCCCACCACCCTGGTCTTGCGGGTGGTCTGACGCTCAGGATCAGTGAAAAGGCCGCTGGGGTCTACTCCCAACCTGCGAACCTCTGTTTTGAGAACCGCTCCTGCATTGTCTTCGCCCACCAGACCGAGCACTGCTACCTGGGCCCCCAGGCCCACCAGATTGTTGACAACATTGCCGGCCCCGCCCAAGACCCGGGTTTCCCGTTCAACCTTGACCACCAGCACCGGCGCTTCCGGTGAAATCCGCTCCACCTGCCCCCAGACGTACTCGTCCAGCATAAAATCGCCGGCCACCAATACTCTTAGGCCACTCAAGGCGTTGAGATCAATGCGGCTTAAATCTGGTTGAGACAGTTCACAGTTCACAGTTCGAGGTCCACCAGGAGAAATCAATCGGCTGCAATGCAAGCAATGCCGGCCCTCATGCCAATGTGACGATATTTAACCTTTAGGTGAGATTTCTGCTTGATTATGATAGCATATGGACGGTAAAGATTTCAACGGCTATCAAAAACTCCGGCGCAAGCCCTTAAATGGAAAATGCAAAATTGACCGGCAGGTCAGGAGTGCACTATGTCAGAAATAGACATTATTCAGGCTATTGAACTGGCCATCTCACATGAACTGGAAGCTCGGCGGTCTTATCTCGAACTGAGCGATCAGGCCGATGATTTGGAGTTGAAGAGGTTACTGCAGGAGATTGCCCAGGAAGAAGCCGGGCATGAGGCCTCCTTGCGCAGCCGGCTGCGTCTGTATCAGGAAAAACACCTTCTGCGCGATACTATTTCCCGTTATGTCAGCCCCAACGTCTGCGAGGAGATCTTAAAAAACCCTCAGCTCTTGCAGTTGGGTGGAAAACGCCAGCGGGTGACAGTACTCTTTGCCGATATCTGGGGCTTTACCAGCATGTCGGAAAAATTAACGCCGGAGACCGTGGTGGAGATGCTTAACCACTTTTTCACTGCCATGGTTGATATTGTCTTTGAGCATGAGGGCACCCTGGACAAATTTATCGGGGACAATATCATGGCCGTTTTTGGCACCCCTTTGGAGATTGCCCAACCGGCCTTAAAAGCCGCGCGCTGTGCCCTGGCAATGCATCGGCGGCTGCGGCAGATGCAAACTGATCTGTGCCAGATCAAGCGCATCGGCATCGGCATCAACACGGGGGAGGTCATCGCTGGCAATATCGGCTCCCATCGCCATATGGACTTTACCGTCATCGGCGATGTGGTCAACATTGCCGCCAGACTGGAGAGCCTGACCCGAGAACTGGACGCCGATATTATTATCGGACCTGAAACCTATCAGGAGATTGCTCCGTATTGCCGCCTGGAGCCCTGCGCCCCGGTTGTCCTGCGAGGCCGCAGCGAACCGTTGCTAACCTATCGGCTGTTGGGCGAAGTCTAAAGCTCAAACCTCAAAATTTAAGAACCTACACGGCAAAACCATGTTTGAAGGTAAGCTTCTTGATCATCTGTGCCAGTCCGACACCCAGGGTGAAGACCGAATCCGTACCGAGATTCCGGTCGGCGGTTTCATCAAAAAATACCTTGAGGCCGGATTCCAGGCCGTCTTCCGGCAACCAATAGCAGATCAGGATAGGAACCTTGGGGAGCGGGTATAAGACCACAGAAATATCGGACTCAAATTGCTGTGCCACCTGCCTGCCGCTGAAAAGCTGAATAATATTGTCAAAGAGTTCGGTATAGCTATCGGCCACCCGTTTTAAAGGCTCTTCGCATTGCCGTTGAAAAAGTGGATATCGTTCCCGGCCATTGCTCAACTCGCGCAGCGATACCCACTTATGCGCCAGCGGAAGCCCCTGTCCGTGGAGGATATAGTTGAGAAACGGCACGGCAATCCAGGGATTGATGTGAATATCGGCGCTCAGATTTCCCCGCACATCGACACTAAAGTCTTTGCCGAGAACCTTTATAGTCAGTCGGTTATCCGAGAAGCTGCCTCCGGTTCCGGCGGTGGCGGCGGCGAGATCGAGGCGGGCTACCTCAGCCTTCAACCCTTCCAGGTATTCTATACCCGGATCAAAGGGAGGACGGGTTTCGATTTCTTCCGAAACCTTCTCAGCAATGTCTTTGGCCAACCGGGGGCATTCGTTGAGCTTTCTCTGATCCTGAAAGACCGCCCGGGCAAAAGCGAGGCAGGTTTTTTCACCACACTTTCTGCAGTTCGATTTGTCCAGCAACTGCAATATTTCTAAGACATTTTTGGGTTTGGAGTTCAAGGCTTCCTCTTTTATGGCGGGCAACAGTTCAGTCTTCCGAGGCTTTAGGTAGGTTGCCAAGGTCGGAAATAGGGTTGGAAATTATTTTAGCAGAAATAAAAAAGGGGTTAAATATCTATCTAACCCCTTGAATGTACTTGGTAGCGGGGCAGGGATTTGAACCCTGGACCTTCGGGTTATGAGCCCGACGAGCTACCTGACTGCTCCACCCCGCGTCAATCACAATAATTTAATATAAAGGTTTCCAATAAAATTGTCAAGGGCTAGTTGCTTCTCAGAGCC is a window from the Desulfobacca acetoxidans DSM 11109 genome containing:
- a CDS encoding DUF3786 domain-containing protein; this encodes MNSKPKNVLEILQLLDKSNCRKCGEKTCLAFARAVFQDQRKLNECPRLAKDIAEKVSEEIETRPPFDPGIEYLEGLKAEVARLDLAAATAGTGGSFSDNRLTIKVLGKDFSVDVRGNLSADIHINPWIAVPFLNYILHGQGLPLAHKWVSLRELSNGRERYPLFQRQCEEPLKRVADSYTELFDNIIQLFSGRQVAQQFESDISVVLYPLPKVPILICYWLPEDGLESGLKVFFDETADRNLGTDSVFTLGVGLAQMIKKLTFKHGFAV
- a CDS encoding adenylate/guanylate cyclase domain-containing protein, whose translation is MSEIDIIQAIELAISHELEARRSYLELSDQADDLELKRLLQEIAQEEAGHEASLRSRLRLYQEKHLLRDTISRYVSPNVCEEILKNPQLLQLGGKRQRVTVLFADIWGFTSMSEKLTPETVVEMLNHFFTAMVDIVFEHEGTLDKFIGDNIMAVFGTPLEIAQPALKAARCALAMHRRLRQMQTDLCQIKRIGIGINTGEVIAGNIGSHRHMDFTVIGDVVNIAARLESLTRELDADIIIGPETYQEIAPYCRLEPCAPVVLRGRSEPLLTYRLLGEV